A single genomic interval of Arthrobacter sp. NicSoilB8 harbors:
- a CDS encoding GNAT family N-acetyltransferase, with translation MTPSPLQAQPLEVQPVESQSVDPRPLDPSVLTVLNLPMSDPRVRPLLDELALEYDTRYGNLFGRGAAAEELGRYPAKEFAAPGGALLIVRENGESVAGGAFRRHGPRTAEFKRIWTHSAHRRRGLARLVLAELEALAARRGYRQVYLTTGPRQPEAKHLYLNTGYEAQFDLSADPETIGPLAFTKDITNPTPNPNPNAGSHTAHPGPRDGR, from the coding sequence ATGACCCCCTCACCACTTCAGGCGCAGCCCTTGGAGGTCCAGCCCGTGGAGTCCCAGTCGGTGGACCCCCGGCCCTTGGATCCCTCCGTGTTGACGGTCCTCAACCTTCCCATGAGCGATCCCAGGGTCCGCCCGCTCCTGGATGAACTCGCACTCGAATACGACACCCGCTACGGCAACCTCTTTGGCCGGGGAGCCGCCGCGGAGGAACTCGGCCGCTACCCGGCCAAGGAATTTGCCGCGCCGGGCGGGGCCCTCCTGATTGTGCGGGAGAACGGCGAATCCGTGGCGGGCGGCGCCTTCCGCCGGCACGGGCCGCGGACAGCCGAGTTCAAGCGGATCTGGACGCATTCGGCCCATCGCCGCCGGGGACTTGCCCGGCTTGTCCTCGCCGAGCTGGAGGCGCTGGCAGCCCGCCGCGGCTACCGGCAGGTCTACCTGACCACCGGCCCCCGCCAGCCGGAGGCGAAACACCTCTACCTGAACACCGGCTACGAAGCGCAGTTCGATCTCTCCGCCGATCCCGAAACCATCGGACCACTGGCCTTCACCAAGGACATCACCAACCCAACCCCCAACCCCAACCCCAACGCGGGGTCACATACGGCCCATCCGGGGCCCCGGGATGGGCGCTAA
- a CDS encoding LacI family DNA-binding transcriptional regulator, with product MRHGSKPTIRDVAEAAGVSLTTVSYVLSGRSGGTTRISQATQDRVHAAVSELGYVANRAARGMRRGRTELVAVAVADLEQPRDRALATLLARILPEHGYQAVILLGGGWRQFMLSGGADGVIRTGTAATGGDAATMAELAGRGVAQVLIADDAGDAGRAVHGGYDVLPAGTDSPEVLAGRAVTVLLGRLRS from the coding sequence GTGCGGCATGGATCCAAGCCCACCATCCGCGACGTCGCGGAGGCGGCCGGGGTGTCCCTGACCACCGTCTCCTATGTGCTTTCCGGCCGCTCGGGCGGCACTACCCGGATCAGCCAGGCCACCCAGGACCGGGTGCACGCCGCCGTCAGTGAACTGGGCTACGTGGCCAACCGTGCCGCCCGCGGGATGCGGCGCGGCCGGACGGAGCTGGTGGCCGTGGCCGTCGCGGACCTCGAACAGCCGCGGGACAGGGCCCTCGCCACCCTGCTGGCCCGGATTCTGCCGGAGCACGGCTACCAGGCGGTCATCCTGCTGGGCGGGGGCTGGCGGCAGTTCATGCTCTCCGGCGGCGCCGACGGCGTGATCCGCACGGGCACGGCGGCGACGGGCGGCGACGCCGCGACCATGGCGGAGCTCGCCGGCCGCGGCGTGGCCCAGGTGCTCATTGCCGACGACGCCGGGGACGCGGGCCGTGCGGTTCACGGCGGATACGATGTGCTCCCCGCCGGAACGGACAGTCCGGAGGTCCTGGCCGGGCGCGCCGTCACGGTTCTGCTCGGCCGGCTCCGGAGCTAG